One Polyangiaceae bacterium genomic window carries:
- a CDS encoding ankyrin repeat domain-containing protein has protein sequence MDKDMAEDALLDAIQTRDVDRVAALLAAGADPNEDGKSRYANYGSGRELPLQAAIGELQAFEAIGPYGPEPAGPIDSIVLLLRHGAKVKGWDVDNEGDPLFLAVGMNHIEAVRLLLAHGADPNVRDNEGDSPLRFCIEKEYLEMARLLLLCGANKNINKTVGGGMTALGLAAYWLNVEMVKLLLAHGADPHVEDIDRMTVFEHLRHMDLPEDPADQDRLRETPILDDGLVGDPGVPGSTNPNP, from the coding sequence GTGGACAAGGACATGGCCGAAGACGCCCTTCTCGATGCCATTCAGACTCGCGACGTCGACCGCGTGGCGGCGCTTCTTGCCGCCGGCGCGGATCCAAATGAAGATGGCAAGTCTCGATATGCCAACTACGGCAGCGGCCGAGAACTCCCATTGCAGGCTGCGATCGGCGAACTCCAGGCGTTCGAAGCCATCGGCCCGTACGGCCCGGAGCCTGCCGGACCAATCGACTCCATCGTGCTGCTCCTGCGCCATGGCGCAAAAGTCAAGGGTTGGGACGTGGACAACGAAGGGGATCCGCTCTTTCTTGCCGTAGGGATGAATCACATCGAAGCGGTGCGGCTGCTGCTCGCTCACGGCGCAGACCCCAACGTGCGCGATAACGAGGGTGATTCACCGCTTCGTTTCTGCATAGAGAAAGAGTATCTGGAGATGGCCCGGCTCCTCCTCCTCTGCGGTGCGAACAAAAACATCAACAAGACCGTGGGCGGTGGCATGACTGCGCTGGGGCTGGCCGCGTACTGGCTCAATGTCGAGATGGTGAAGCTGCTGCTCGCGCACGGAGCAGATCCGCATGTTGAAGACATTGACCGCATGACGGTGTTCGAGCATCTCCGGCACATGGATCTGCCCGAGGATCCCGCCGACCAGGACCGTCTTCGGGAGACGCCCATCCTGGACGATGGCCTGGTGGGTGATCCGGGCGTCCCTGGGTCCACCAACCCCAACCCCTAA
- a CDS encoding class I SAM-dependent methyltransferase — MSSYEDLLGSSNDAGRDYFDGEEFALRAGIEETHYWHVHRRGIILDQLRRFASPETCGPLVELGCGIGTVATHLNEHGYRVDYSDVYGAALDIAAKRAHDKLGSVARERRFLRMDVTRGLPLKSWSGIMLFDVIEHLPDDYGTLEHVRDALAEADGGFVMVTVPAFQLLWSPWDDVEKHKRRYTREGLTDLLHRTGFEVVQSTYFFGPLFFAALGMKGVRTLKDAIAGGEKARGIADLTESKNIEPLNRVMLGVLSAERLWLERAPLPLGTSILAIARRR; from the coding sequence GTGTCAAGCTACGAGGATTTGTTGGGCAGCTCGAACGATGCTGGCCGCGATTATTTCGACGGCGAAGAATTCGCGCTGCGTGCGGGAATCGAAGAGACCCATTACTGGCACGTGCATCGACGCGGCATCATCCTCGACCAACTCAGGCGATTCGCTTCTCCCGAAACATGCGGCCCGCTCGTCGAGCTCGGATGCGGCATCGGCACCGTCGCCACGCACCTCAACGAACACGGCTACCGCGTCGACTACTCGGACGTCTACGGCGCAGCGCTCGATATCGCGGCCAAGCGAGCGCACGACAAGCTTGGTAGCGTCGCTCGAGAACGGCGCTTTCTGCGCATGGACGTGACGCGCGGCCTGCCCTTGAAAAGCTGGTCCGGCATCATGCTCTTCGACGTCATCGAACACCTGCCCGATGATTACGGCACGCTCGAACACGTGCGCGATGCGCTCGCCGAAGCCGATGGCGGCTTCGTGATGGTCACGGTGCCCGCGTTCCAACTGCTCTGGTCACCGTGGGATGACGTCGAGAAGCACAAGCGTCGTTACACGCGTGAAGGTCTTACGGATTTGCTTCATCGCACCGGATTCGAAGTCGTTCAGTCGACGTATTTTTTCGGTCCGCTCTTCTTCGCAGCGCTCGGCATGAAAGGCGTTCGCACGTTGAAGGATGCGATCGCAGGCGGCGAAAAAGCTCGTGGAATCGCGGACTTGACAGAATCGAAGAACATCGAGCCGCTCAACCGCGTGATGCTCGGCGTGCTCTCTGCCGAGCGTCTTTGGCTCGAACGCGCACCCCTCCCGCTCGGCACGTCGATCCTCGCGATCGCCAGGCGTCGCTGA